In the bacterium genome, GTCACTCCGGGCCCAGACCCGGAGTCCAGCATTTATAAGAGATAAAACCTTAACGCAGAGGGCCGCAGGGCAGCCATTTATAGGCTGTACCGCAGAGAACCGCTATTAAAACCGGAACCTGGATTTAAGCCAGTTAATATCAAAGCGATGTTTTTACCACAGATGGGTTACGTTGTTTAATCTACCCAACATCAAAGGGTTTAACTGCGGCCCTCAGCGATAGCGCCTGAAAATTGGCGCTGTCGGCGACCATCTGCGTTAAAGGTTTTGAACTTTTGGATTGCATCGGCATGTAGATATGTCCGCCTTCCCCCCGCGTCACCGAATCACCGCTTGTCACGCCAAGGGCGTGATATCACCGCGCCTCCCCTTCCGGTTCTTCCCTCACCCCTCCCTCAACAACCGCAAGGGTGAAATTTTCCGGATCCAGAAACTTAAGGGCGGCTTCCTTCACCTGCCAGGCCGTGACAGACTGGATGCGTTTTTCGAAGGACAGGGCTTGGTCGAGGTCCTGACCATACAGGGCGGGGAAAAACACCTCATCTCCCCGGGATTGAAGGGTCTGCAGACCGATCATGTGGCTGCCTACAAGGTACCTTTTTGCGCGAGCCATTTCCTGGGCGGAGACCGGTTCCATGCGGACTCTCCGGATCTGCTCCAGGAACCCTTCCACAGCCTCCGTCTCCCGGGCAGGGTTGACGCCGATGCCAAAAGCTATATACCCTGGGTCTATTCCAGGGGCGACAAAGGAAAAAACGCTGTAGGCAAGGCTTTCCTTGTCTCTGAGCTCCTTAAAGAGCCTGCCTCCCTGGCCCGCAAGAACGGCATTGAGCACCTCCAGCGCGTCCAGGTCAGCATCATCCAGAGCCGGACCCGGGTATCCCAGGATCACGTGGGTCTGAGCCTTGTCTTCCCTGATGGCTCGCTCGGACACAATCCCCACCCTGTCGACCTCCACCGGAAGCGGACCAGGGTCGTATGAGGCACCTTCCATGTCGCCGAAGTACTCCTGGGTCAGCTGGTAGGCCCTCTGGACCGTTATGTCCCCTGAGACCGAAATAACCATCCCTTTCGGCTGGATCACGGTGCGGTAGATCGAGAGAAGGCCGTTCCTCGTAATGTTTCCAACCGATCCTTCCGTTCCCATTACGTTGAACCGGTACGGGTGTTCCCTGAAAAGGGTGCGGCGAAAGAGATCCAGGGCAAAGGATGTCATATCGTCCTTCTGGGCCTTTATGGCACTTACCACCTGCCCTTTGAAAAGATCGATCTCTCCCTGGGGTAAGGTTGCCTCGGTGAGAACCTCTCTCATAAGGGAGAACCCTTCCCGGATATCCCGACTGAGAAACTTCCCGGTAATCCCCAGACTGTTGCGCCCGGAAAACCCTCCAAGGGATGCTGACAGGCTGTCGAGTTTCTGGGCCATTTCCTGGGCAGTTCTTTTACCGGTACCACGGGTAAGGAGATGTGCGAGAAGGTTGTAGGATCCCTGAGCCTCCTGGGTCTCGTATCTGACCCCGCCCAACACTCCCGCTCGCACAGCTACGAGGGGCAGCCTCCGGTCCTCCCGCACAATGAGTGTGATCCCGTTGGGAAGGAGACTCCTGTAAACGGGGGAGACTGCTTTGGATGCAACGTCAGCCGCAGGCTTCAGAATATCGGTAAGAAGTCGGGCTGTTCTGTTCTCGTCAGGCTGGGAAACGGGGTCCCTGGTGAGGAACCCGGCGGTGGCTCGCTCAGGTCTGAACACCCTCCCGGCTACTTCCAGAATATCTCCCGGGGCTACCGACTGGAGTCTGGAGTAGTAGGTATCGTTAAAACCCAGATCTCCCAGAGTCAGCGCAAGGTAACCGAGTTCCCGGGCCTGTCCCTGGACCGTTTCTCTGGAGAAAATCTTGTCGTTTATGATCTGGTCCCGGGCCAGGTTCAACTCTTCCATGCTGACCAGCTCGGTCTGAAGCCTGGCTATCTGCTCAAGGAGACCGCGAGAAGCGATCTCCACCTTGTCCTGGGTCGTCATGGCCCCCACAATAAATAGACCCGGATCCCTGGGTGTGTAGGCGTAGGCCCAGGCGTTCAGCACGATCCCCTGATCCCTCAGGTGGATCGGAAACCGCGCGCTTCGCCCACCGGAAAGGATCGCGGCCGCCAGATCCAGAACAGGTGTGTCGG is a window encoding:
- a CDS encoding pitrilysin family protein; amino-acid sequence: MNFRHHTASTFFLLAFFVLSTFSFSPSAAFAFVDRSEVVKRTLPNGLEVLVQEEPSQKVVEVQVWVGVGSRDEPAGKEGIAHLFEHMLFKGTKTRGVGEIASTVEAAGGDINAYTSMDHTVYHITIANEYAATAMEILADAIQYSTFDSGELEREKLVVKEEINRGKDNPSRIFSQELFKTAFKVHPYGRTVIGTPESVGSVKREDMVDFHKAWYVPGNMKLLVVGGVSASAVFERAAQLFMEIGQKGAQREESVEPGQDKLRNFSLVMDTDPARVTFAFPIGELTDPDTPVLDLAAAILSGGRSARFPIHLRDQGIVLNAWAYAYTPRDPGLFIVGAMTTQDKVEIASRGLLEQIARLQTELVSMEELNLARDQIINDKIFSRETVQGQARELGYLALTLGDLGFNDTYYSRLQSVAPGDILEVAGRVFRPERATAGFLTRDPVSQPDENRTARLLTDILKPAADVASKAVSPVYRSLLPNGITLIVREDRRLPLVAVRAGVLGGVRYETQEAQGSYNLLAHLLTRGTGKRTAQEMAQKLDSLSASLGGFSGRNSLGITGKFLSRDIREGFSLMREVLTEATLPQGEIDLFKGQVVSAIKAQKDDMTSFALDLFRRTLFREHPYRFNVMGTEGSVGNITRNGLLSIYRTVIQPKGMVISVSGDITVQRAYQLTQEYFGDMEGASYDPGPLPVEVDRVGIVSERAIREDKAQTHVILGYPGPALDDADLDALEVLNAVLAGQGGRLFKELRDKESLAYSVFSFVAPGIDPGYIAFGIGVNPARETEAVEGFLEQIRRVRMEPVSAQEMARAKRYLVGSHMIGLQTLQSRGDEVFFPALYGQDLDQALSFEKRIQSVTAWQVKEAALKFLDPENFTLAVVEGGVREEPEGEAR